The Sulfurihydrogenibium sp. genome includes the window AATCTTATAATATGGGTATTTTCCATCCACCTTGGACAAACCTTTATGAATCTTTAATGTTTTTCCCATGGCTGGCAGTTGGACTGTATTTATACATTGAGAGAGAATACAAAACAAGAACTATTGGAACATTTTTTATGCCGATCATTGCGTTTTTAGTTATCTGGGGTCATAAGTTTAATACTGATATTAATCCATTGGTACCTGCTTTAAGAAGCTATTGGCTTTACCTTCATGTGCTTTCATCGTTTGTAGGTTATGCAGGTTTTACAGTAGCATTTGGTGCATCTTTTGCTTACCTGCTTAAAGAAGCTCAAGTTAAAAACAAACCGGTAAATACGTATCATTATGCAGGATTTATTTTTAGTTTAATCTTAACAGGGATTTTTGGATATCTTACTTTAACCGGTGCTAAGGATATTAAAACAATGATTTTTGGAATTATCTTTATCATCACTCTTATAGCTTTAATTTATTTTGCTGTATATGTCCTAAAACCTATAGCCAATAAACTTCCATCTGAAAATTTACTTTCAGAGATTGCTTTTAAAGCAGTTGCAATCTCTTTTCCTGTATGGACTGCATCTATAATGCTTGGCGGTGCATGGGCAAATGAGGCTTGGGGTAGTTATTGGAGCTGGGACCCTAAGGAAACTTGGGCTTTAATAGTTTGGTTATTCTTCGCAGCATACATACACGGAAGAACTATCGGAAAATGGAAAGGCGAAACTTCTGCATGGATAGTGGTAGCAGGCTTTATAATGCTTCTAATCTGTTATTTTGGAGTAAACTTATACTTCCCTGGTTTACATAGTTATGCTACAGAGTAAGTAAGGTAAAGCTTAGGTTTTTTAAGTATTTTCCGCTTGACATGTAGAAAATTTTTTGTATATTTACATTAACTTTTTAATTTTTTAACTGCACCTTGGCAATTGAATAGGTTAGCCCACACAAGCTTATTTTACGTGAGACGTGAGAAGTGAGACGTTAAATATTGGTTTATCAATAATTTAGTGATTTTTATCTGATTGATTGATGACTTAGTGAGATGATTTAGCAGTCAGTAAAGCTAAGGTGTTGATAATGTGATTTTATTTTTTGATGCTTGATTTAAGTTTGTGTAGTAATAGTTTGAAAAGGATTTTGTGAAAAATGAATGTAAGTGTTTGTTGAAATAAACTTTTTAATTTTGAATTCTTTAATGCTTAATTTTTTGAAAATTTGTAATTTTTTATTTCAAAATTTTTTAAGATCGGGAAGTTAAAGAGTGGTATTTGCAGCGGGCTTCTGAGTTTAGGGTTTTCAGCGGTTAGCTTGTGATGGGATGTTAAAGGATAAAATATAATAATATATTTTCTGTATATCGAGGTTTGCTGCAAAAAACTTCAACTTGCGGATTTTTTAAAAATTTGGTATAATGTTTTACAACTTGGCAATTGAATAAGATTTTTACGATTTTATTTTTGAGTTAAAATTTGACGGGTTTGTAGCCTACCTATGAGGAATTGAAACTTAATTAATTTAATTAAAAAGGAGATAGTGAAATGAAGTTTGTAGCCTACCTATGAGGAATTGAAACGATTTTATGGTGGTGGTAGGCTTTTTATTTATAATTCGTTTGTAGCCTACCTATGAGGAATTGAAACCAAGGGAGATTAGTTTCTTTCTTAACAAAGACCAGAGTTTGTAGCCTACCTATGAGGAATTGAAACAAGAGTATGTAGAATACATAGTGGATAGGGCAATAAGTTTGTAGCCTACCTATGAGGAATTGAAACAAGGATGATGATTTTACTCACATACTGACGGTTACATACGTTTGTAGCCTACCTATGAGGAATTGAAACATATTAAACAACTCCAAGCTGTCTGACTCTTTCAATGTTTGTAGCCTACCTATGAGGAATTGAACTCAAATAGGGAATGAAAAAGATTACAAAGAGTATATGTTTGTAGCCTACCTATGAGGAATAAGGCTGTTTAAAAATTTGGTATAATGTTTTTTACATTGGCAATTGAATAAGATTTTTGCGAATTTATTTTGAGTTAAAATTTAACGGGTGTTACATCTGAACAGTGTGGGTTTGGAACTCTATATAGTGCGGCTGATAAAGGTTTTATTAAACAAAAAATCACCACAATGCTTTTATGATATCTTAAACTCAAACAAATCTGAGTTTTCTCAAACTGGTATGATTTATACTCACTTTCTCACTTTTCCTTTTACAAATAAGCTATAATTATTACTTACTTTTATACATACGGAGGAGTTTATGCTACCTGCAGAGAAACAGCTTGAAATTATAAAAAAAGGTGTTTTAGAAATAATATCCGAAGAAGAATTACTTAAAAAATTGAAAGAAGAAAGACCTTTGATAGTAAAAGCTGGATTTGACCCTACTGCACCGGATTTACATCTTGGACACACAGTTTTACTTCAAAAGCTGAGAGATTTTCAACAACTTGGACATACAGTATTTTTCATAATCGGTGATTTTACGGCAATGATAGGAGACCCTTCAGGAAGAGACCAAACAAGACCACCGCTAACAAAAGAGCAGGTCTTAGAAAATGCAAAAACATATAAAGAGCAAGTATTTAAAGTGTTAGACCCGGAAAAAACAGTAGTGGTCTTTAACAGTGAATGGCTTGGGAAAATGACAGCTGAGGACTTGATAAAACTTACAGCAAAATACACCGTTGCAAGAATGTTAGAAAGAGAAGACTTTAAGAAAAGGTTTAAAGAAAATATACCTATCTCAATACATGAGTTCATATATCCGCTACTGCAAGCTTATGACTCAGTTGCCATTAAAGCAGATGTGGAACTTGGCGGTTCTGACCAAAGATTTAACTTATTAATAGGAAGGGATATTCAAAAAGAATATGGAATTGAAAGTCCTCAGGTAGCGATACTGCTTCCTCTTTTAGTTGGAACAGACGGCGTTAAGAAAATGAGCAAATCTTACGGAAACTATATTGGAATAACCGAACCGCCGGAAGAAATGTTTGGAAAAATAATGTCTATTTCTGATGAACTTATGTGGCAGTATTGGGAATTATTAACAGATTTAACATTAGAGGAAATAAGCAAGCTTAAAGATTTACATCCCATGGAAGTTAAAAAACAGCTTGGAATGTATATTGTTGAAAGATTTCATGGTAAAGAAGATGCATTAAAAGCAAAAGAACATTTTGAAAAGGTTCATTCTAAAAAAGAAATTCCAGAAGATATCCCGGTGTTTAAACTCTCTGAAATTAATACTGATGAAACAGAGCTTTTTGAAATAATATTTAAACTAAATTTAACAGAAACAAAAGCGGAAGCTAAAAGACTTATAAAACAAGGCGGAGTTAAAGTTAACGGAGAAAAAATCACAGACCCAATGTATAAGCCGGATTTAAGTAGGGAGCTTATCATTCAGGTAGGAAAAAGAAAGTTTGCTAAAATTATTCCAAGCTAAAAGCATTCTCTAAATGAAAAATTTGGTTGCCTTTAAAGGCAACCACATCAAACCTAAAATCTTTTTCCTGCAGATTATTCTCTTCAATAAATTGTAGTGCTGTTTTTACGATCTTATCTATTTTTTTCTTTGTTATACTCTCTTCACCACTGCCAAAACTTTCTGTAAACCTTCCCTTAACTTCTACAAAAACAATTACATTATTTGTTTCAGCTATTATGTCAATTTCACCATACTTAGACCTGTAGTTTCTAAGTAAAACTTTATAGCCAATTGATTCTAAATACTTTACAGCCCTATCTTCAAAAAATTTACCTTTCTGTGTTTTATCCAAGCCTTTGAATTACAGCCTGCTCTTTAAGTTTTTTCAACAATAAATCGTATTCTTTTTTAAGCTTTTCTACTTCTTTTTCGCTCATTTCAGTTTTAGGAATGAGTTTATTCTCTTCTTTTTCTATGTAAATAAAATACGCTCCTTCGTTTGTTTCAACTTTAAAAATATCCCCTGCTTTGTGTGAAAAGATCGCTTTGTCAAGTTCTTTAACAAGGTCTCCTTTTTTGATTTCTCCTATCAAACCTTTATTTTCAGCAGTAAATTTATCATCTGAATATTTAGATGCAAACTCGCTAAAATTATTTTTGTTTAATTCTTTATCAAGCTTTGATAAAACTTCTTGATAGTCAGGTCTATTTTTTGAGATAAAAATAAGTCTTACTGTTTTAACATCTTCCTTAGTACCTTCAATGATACCTTTTGATGCTTTTTCTCTCATGTATAGATGGAGCAGTCTGTTAGCGAGCATATCTCTTGCTAAAAATTCTTTTAATTTTGAATAAGAAATTCCACTATCTTCAAGTTTTTTCTTAAAAGTTTCTAAATCATCAATCCCATTTGCTTTTGCTATGTTTAAAACTGCGTTATCTAATTCCTGTGGAGACACAGAAATACCCATTCTTCTTGCCTGTTGTGCTAAAAGCAGTGAGTTTATTATCTTTTCTTCAGCTTCTTTATCATCTTTGATGTTATACCAGTTTTTCGCAAACTCTAAATCTGACTTTAAGACAGGCTCTCCATTTACAACAAGCACAACTTTATCAAAAAGCTCATAACCATCATCTGCTTTGGCTTTGTTGTTAAAGGTAAATGATAAGGCTATCAAAAGAATTAAAAATACATTCAAAATGATTGTTTTTTTCATAAAATTCCTCCTTAATTTTCAATCCATGGTTCATATTCTAAAATCTGCTGGAAAGTATATGGACATTTCTTTGGAAAATCTTGCTCTGTTGGTATTTTGCCAAAATATTTTTTAGCTAAATGATGATTTTCCGGTTTTTTAAACCATTTAACTAATCTTCTAACTGCACTTTTCCATGCTAAGTCTATTTCTTCCTGGGCTTTTCTTTTTAACGAAGGACTATCATTAAATAACCATTCTAATTCGGTTCTGGCATTATCTATACTATCAATCCAGCTATCTCCCATCGTTTCGTTTTCTCTAAAATGTTCATACTTATAAAGATGTTCTAAAATCACAGTCATAAAACTAATTACACTTCTAAGCTCGCTTCTTCCCATACTCTCAAGCTCCTCGATAACATGCTCCCAGTCTACTAAGTTAAACTCTTTATTTTTTAATAATTCTACATTTTCTATAATCCATTGGTAAAAATCTTTGTTGTACAAATCTTTTATTTCTTCTTTATTAAGCGATTTTACAGCCATAATTACTCCTCCAAGTCCTTTAGCCATGGTTCATATTCTAAAATCTGCTGGAAAGTATATGGACATATCTTTGGAAAGTCTTGCTCTGTTGGCAATCTGCCAA containing:
- the ccsB gene encoding c-type cytochrome biogenesis protein CcsB is translated as MDNVVVFENKNKPSYLETGLFIGVILAFLGLSVFLALSSGKVSNVLVFQIAGFIYGLSALMYIFQFFFKNENIGKVGTLLAFAGWLTQTAGLFIRGLESYNMGIFHPPWTNLYESLMFFPWLAVGLYLYIEREYKTRTIGTFFMPIIAFLVIWGHKFNTDINPLVPALRSYWLYLHVLSSFVGYAGFTVAFGASFAYLLKEAQVKNKPVNTYHYAGFIFSLILTGIFGYLTLTGAKDIKTMIFGIIFIITLIALIYFAVYVLKPIANKLPSENLLSEIAFKAVAISFPVWTASIMLGGAWANEAWGSYWSWDPKETWALIVWLFFAAYIHGRTIGKWKGETSAWIVVAGFIMLLICYFGVNLYFPGLHSYATE
- the tyrS gene encoding tyrosine--tRNA ligase, which produces MLPAEKQLEIIKKGVLEIISEEELLKKLKEERPLIVKAGFDPTAPDLHLGHTVLLQKLRDFQQLGHTVFFIIGDFTAMIGDPSGRDQTRPPLTKEQVLENAKTYKEQVFKVLDPEKTVVVFNSEWLGKMTAEDLIKLTAKYTVARMLEREDFKKRFKENIPISIHEFIYPLLQAYDSVAIKADVELGGSDQRFNLLIGRDIQKEYGIESPQVAILLPLLVGTDGVKKMSKSYGNYIGITEPPEEMFGKIMSISDELMWQYWELLTDLTLEEISKLKDLHPMEVKKQLGMYIVERFHGKEDALKAKEHFEKVHSKKEIPEDIPVFKLSEINTDETELFEIIFKLNLTETKAEAKRLIKQGGVKVNGEKITDPMYKPDLSRELIIQVGKRKFAKIIPS
- a CDS encoding YraN family protein, whose product is MDKTQKGKFFEDRAVKYLESIGYKVLLRNYRSKYGEIDIIAETNNVIVFVEVKGRFTESFGSGEESITKKKIDKIVKTALQFIEENNLQEKDFRFDVVAFKGNQIFHLENAFSLE
- a CDS encoding peptidylprolyl isomerase; translation: MKKTIILNVFLILLIALSFTFNNKAKADDGYELFDKVVLVVNGEPVLKSDLEFAKNWYNIKDDKEAEEKIINSLLLAQQARRMGISVSPQELDNAVLNIAKANGIDDLETFKKKLEDSGISYSKLKEFLARDMLANRLLHLYMREKASKGIIEGTKEDVKTVRLIFISKNRPDYQEVLSKLDKELNKNNFSEFASKYSDDKFTAENKGLIGEIKKGDLVKELDKAIFSHKAGDIFKVETNEGAYFIYIEKEENKLIPKTEMSEKEVEKLKKEYDLLLKKLKEQAVIQRLG
- a CDS encoding DUF29 domain-containing protein, with the translated sequence MAVKSLNKEEIKDLYNKDFYQWIIENVELLKNKEFNLVDWEHVIEELESMGRSELRSVISFMTVILEHLYKYEHFRENETMGDSWIDSIDNARTELEWLFNDSPSLKRKAQEEIDLAWKSAVRRLVKWFKKPENHHLAKKYFGKIPTEQDFPKKCPYTFQQILEYEPWIEN